In the genome of Megalops cyprinoides isolate fMegCyp1 chromosome 7, fMegCyp1.pri, whole genome shotgun sequence, one region contains:
- the prickle3 gene encoding prickle planar cell polarity protein 3 has protein sequence MFTRGSKKRRSNRSGEDEDPDRGQPCNRCGDQCPGFRMHGWRKICVHCKCVREDHVMRSVPGQLERMMMKLVSDFQRHSISDDDSGCASEEYAWVPPGLKPEQVYQYFSCIPEDKVPYVNSPGERHRIKQLLHQLPAHDSEPQYCNSLDEDEKRELRLFSQQRKRENLGRGTVRLFPVTMTGAICQQCGRQIRGGDIAVFASRAGHGACWHPQCFLCASCNELLVDLIYFYQDGKIYCGRHHAERLKPRCQACDEIILADECTEAEGRHWHMKHFCCFECEAALGGQRYIMRESRPYCCSCYESLYAEYCDTCGEHIGIDQGQMTYEGQHWHASEACFCCARCRLPLLGQPFLPRGGLIFCSRPCSLGEDPDNSDSCDSAFQSAPSQRRRVDSAGKTPARQHQPAPPDGSPADLGRSCGATELENAGVPSSTPQQPLPNGVAVLNGHSRNSPSPIPHIHLTNGWGYFGPVDQAITSFYPGNDRTEQPVSGSEFSGDSNDYSYYGHSPPRSTSRGTSTAKDCGSTEPGEPACHSQVYPRPVSGSHLCPVEPVPSLTPQTVDPTAELRTQLNQPEPPAPPDVHHPPPAAQSGRSGSARVSFREPISCSYLVEEEEEEEDEEEREEGLEEQAEGEEATGGFGRRLRFQRQAHRPGIPPQMDLLVDGPYQQRNYRRGGRLASDSPLHLGTERRFRQTRSDRPRLDALDWRAEHGRGSPTPAPAAPPLTLYPALHKHEDCCSTCSSSSESEEEGYFLGQPIPLPPQLRRPPQAEEGSLRRRGRGRTQSFNGKDKDKNCILS, from the exons GGGGAGGATGAGGACCCAGACCGGGGACAGCCCTGTAACCGCTGTGGAGATCAATGCCCTGGCTTCCGCATGCACGGCTGGAG GAAGATCTGCGTCCACTGCAAGTGTGTGCGCGAGGACCACGTGATGCGCTCTGTGCCGGGGCAGCTGGAGAGGATGATGATGAAGCTGGTGTCCGACTTCCAGAGGCACTCCATCTCCGACGACGACTCGGGCTGCGCCTCCGAGGAGTACGCCTGGGTCCCGCCCGGACTCAAACCCGAGCAG GTATACCAGTATTTCAGCTGTATTCCAGAGGACAAAGTGCCTTACGTGAACAGCCCTGGAGAAAGACATCGCATTAAACAGCTCCTACACCAGCTGCCAGCCCACGACAGTGAG CCTCAGTACTGTAACTCTCTGGATGAGGATGAGAAGAGGGAGCTGAGGCTGTTCAGccagcagaggaagagggagaatCTGGGGAGAGGCACCGTGCGACTCTTCCCCGTCACCATGACTGGAGCCATCTGCCAACAG TGCGGCAGGCAGATCCGGGGGGGCGACATCGCCGTGTTCGCCAGCCGGGCGGGGCACGGGGCCTGCTGGCACCCGCAGTGCTTCCTGTGCGCCTCCTGCAATGAGCTGCTGGTGGACCTCATCTACTTCTACCAGGACGGCAAAATCTACTGCGGCAGACACCACGCGGAGAGGCTGAAACCACGCTGCCAGGCCTGCGACGAG ATCATCCTGGCAGACGAGTGCACGGAGGCGGAGGGCCGGCACTGGCACATGAAGCACTTCTGCTGCTTTGAGTGCGAGGCGGCGCTGGGAGGGCAGCGCTACATCATGAGGGAGAGCAGGCCGTACTGCTGTTCCTGCTACGAGTCCCTGTACGCGGAGTACTGCGACACCTGCGGGGAGCACATAG GCATCGACCAGGGCCAGATGACGTACGAGGGCCAGCACTGGCACGCCTCAGAGGCGTGCTTCTGCTGCGCCCGCTGCCGCCTGCCGCTCCTGGGGCAGCCCTTCCTGCCCCGCGGGGGTCTGATCTTCTGCTCGCGCCCCTGCTCCCTGGGCGAGGACCCTGACAACTCCGACTCCTGCGACTCAGCGTTTCAGAGCGCCCCATCCCAGCGTCGGCGCGTGGACTCCGCGGGAAAGACCCCGGCCCGTCAGCACCAGCCGGCGCCGCCCGACGGCTCGCCCGCGGACCTGGGGAGGAGCTGTGGAGCCACGGAGCTGGAGAACGCAg GGGTCCCCAGCTCCACACCACAGCAACCTTTACCGAATGGAGTTGCCGTGCTGAACGGACACTCAAGAAACTCCCCTTCCCCAATCCCACACATCCACCTAACAAACGGTTGGGGATACTTTGGGCCTGTGGACCAAGCAATTACCAGCTTCTATCCGGGAAATGACAGAACTGAGCAGCCAGTCAGTGGTTCGGAATTTTCCGGGGACTCGAATGACTATAGCTACTATGGCCACTCCCCGCCACGGAGCACCTCAAGAGGAACGTCAACCGCAAAGGACTGTGGGAGCACAGAGCCGGGGGAGCCAG cGTGTCACTCTCAGGTGTACCCCAGGCCAGTTTCGGGGAGCCATCTCTGTCCAGTAGAGCCTGTACCCAGCCTGACCCCCCAGACTGTAGACCCCACTGCCGAGCTCCGGACCCAGCTCAACCAACCAGAGCCCCCAGCTCCACCCGACGTACACCACCCACCCCCTGCCGCCCAATCAGGTCGCAGTGGTAGTGCCAGGGTCAGCTTCAGggagccaatcagctgcagctacctggtggaggaggaggaggaagaggaggatgaggaggagcgAGAGGAGGGTCTGGAAGAGCAGGCTGAAGGAGAGGAAGCGACAGGCGGCTTTGGGAGGCGGCTCCGTTTCCAGAGGCAGGCTCACAGACCCGGGATTCCTCCACAGATGGACCTGCTGG TGGATGGACCGTACCAACAGCGTAATTACCGGCGGGGAGGTCGCCTGGCCTCCGACTCTCCGCTCCACTTGGGGACAGAGAGGCGTTTCCGGCAGACCCGGTCCGACCGACCCCGCCTGGACGCCCTGGACTGGCGGGCGGAGCATGGGAGAGGATCGCCCACCCCCGCCCCGGCGGCCCCGCCCCTCACCCTCTATCCTGCCCTCCACAAACACGAGGActgctgctccacctgctcctcctcctccgagtCCGAGGAAGAGGGCTACTTCCTGGGCCAGCCCATCCCCCTGCCTCCTCAGCTGCGGCGCCCCccacaggcagaggagggg agtctgaggaggaggggaagggggaggacaCAGAGCTTCAATGGGAAGGACAAAGATAAGAACTGCATTCTCTCTTAA